The genomic region ACACCACGCCAACAATTCCCAACCCACCGCTTCGCTTACACCGTTGGCGCGACGGCACCCAGAGGAATTTCCCCGATCGCCAACCACTAGAAGAATTCGATGGCGAACACCAAGCCGCAATTTTCTGGGGTAAGCAACCAATCACCACCGCACGCCGCCAGCAGCTCACACGATTAGCGCAGCTAACCACACAGTATGGTCAAGCCTGGCGTGATCGGTTCACCAATACCTATATCATCACACCAGATAATGCCGCGATCGTCTATTGGCCTGAAGTGCCGGGGCCGCTGATTGTACCGGGAGATTTTGATGTGCATGATGGGGTGTTCTTCTACGCATCGGACCAGCAGCACGATCCAGAACGTAAAACCGTTTGGACCGGGGTTTATCACGACCCAGCTAGCCCTGACTGGATCGTGTCAGTCGTTACGCCGGTTGACCAGCCCAACGGCCAACATATTGCCACGATTGGGCATGACATTATCTTGACAGACTTGATGCAACGGACGCTTAGTGATCGGCTGAATGGCAGTTACAACCTGATTTTTAGCGCCGATGGTCAACTGATTGTGCATCCCGATTTCGGCGAAGACATTCAGGCAAAGAACGGTGAGCTAACGGTTCAAACCATTAATCAACCCCATCTCAATCATATTTATCAACGGGTTACACAATCCGCCGCACAACCACCGGCACTTCTCAACAATGTGATCGAAAATCCTGAAGACCACGAGTTTCTGGCGATCGCCCCCCTCGTCGGGCCGAATTGGTATTTCGTCACGGTTTATCCCAAAACATTACTGAGCCAAGCCGCGATTTCCGCCGCCAAATTTGTCATGCTCTCGGGCCTTGTTTCACTCCTGGTCGAAATGACCTTGCTATACCGCGTGCTGCACCAACAAGTCGGCCACCCCTTAGCAGAACTCGCCAGTGCCACACAACAGGTCGCCAGTGGCGACTTTAATTTCACCATCCAGAACGATCGGCCCGATGAGATTGGCGAATTGGCAAAATCCTTTACCCATATGTCCAAGCAGTTGCAGGATCTGTTTAACAATCTCGAAACACGGATTCAGTCACGAACAGCGGAATTGGAAGCGGCCAATCAAGAACTCGAAATTCTCTCAACCCTGGATGGATTAACCCAAATTGCGAATCGGCGGCAATTTGATACTTATCTTGAACAGGAGTATCA from Romeriopsis navalis LEGE 11480 harbors:
- a CDS encoding diguanylate cyclase domain-containing protein, coding for MEPSWAQTLYNWIGTTLAQVNPIKSHSLTLKTLINMSLRVALVVIGSAMLSYFYLLGQTEIQVKEQLSKYVTERGKLEAEIFQLAMDRHQILKQAILNTTPTIPNPPLRLHRWRDGTQRNFPDRQPLEEFDGEHQAAIFWGKQPITTARRQQLTRLAQLTTQYGQAWRDRFTNTYIITPDNAAIVYWPEVPGPLIVPGDFDVHDGVFFYASDQQHDPERKTVWTGVYHDPASPDWIVSVVTPVDQPNGQHIATIGHDIILTDLMQRTLSDRLNGSYNLIFSADGQLIVHPDFGEDIQAKNGELTVQTINQPHLNHIYQRVTQSAAQPPALLNNVIENPEDHEFLAIAPLVGPNWYFVTVYPKTLLSQAAISAAKFVMLSGLVSLLVEMTLLYRVLHQQVGHPLAELASATQQVASGDFNFTIQNDRPDEIGELAKSFTHMSKQLQDLFNNLETRIQSRTAELEAANQELEILSTLDGLTQIANRRQFDTYLEQEYQRQRRTQQPLALIMLDVDYFKRYNDHYGHLRGDECLKQVAQVLQQVVKRPTDLVARYGGEEFVIVLPLTDTAGAIVIAETVQQTLAASQYAHQASEISDYLTLSIGIAAVPQIPTEQATDLVATADQCLYQAKQQGRDRWIYWNDTNRQYCSSKKR